The Bradyrhizobium sp. WSM471 genome includes the window TCGCTGAAGCGCGGCTGCAGCTTGTAATCGCGCACGGAGAGCCCCTTCTTGACGCCCTTCTGCTCGACCAGCCAGGCCACGGCGGTCTTCTCGTCGCCGATCTGGTCGATCAGCTTGAGATCGATGGCCTGACGTCCGGTGAAGACACGGCCATCAACCACTTTCTCGAGCTGCGTGTCATCCATGCCACGCCGGTCCTTCACCAATCCCTTGAACCAGGCATAGGAATCCTTCACCAGCGCGTCGAGCGCGGCCCGTGCCTCGGGGCTGGTTGGCTCGAAACCGTTGGGCGCGGCCTTCAGCGGCGTGGATTTTACCTCCTCGACCTTGACGCCGACGGTCTTCAACAGCTCCGAGACGTTCGGAAACTGGAACAGCACGCCGATCGAGCCGACCAGCGAGCTCTGCTGGGCGATGATGTGATCGCTGGCAATCGCGGTGATGTAGCCGCCCGAGGCGGCGAGGCCTTCGACGACGACGACGAGCGGCTTCTTTGCCTTCACCCGTACAAGCGAATCATAGAGCTGCTCGGAGCCGGCGGTGGTACCGCCCGGCGAGTTG containing:
- the sppA gene encoding signal peptide peptidase SppA, which produces MSLDSDIIVDRRRIRRKLTFWRVLAALIAIAAIAGFALVATPGARGTFASAGSIARVQIDGLIRSDSDRTQALERLENSQAAAVIVHINSPGGTTAGSEQLYDSLVRVKAKKPLVVVVEGLAASGGYITAIASDHIIAQQSSLVGSIGVLFQFPNVSELLKTVGVKVEEVKSTPLKAAPNGFEPTSPEARAALDALVKDSYAWFKGLVKDRRGMDDTQLEKVVDGRVFTGRQAIDLKLIDQIGDEKTAVAWLVEQKGVKKGLSVRDYKLQPRFSDLPFLKTAAAVTLEALGLGSIAHQIGQTGVVQAVDRLGMDGMLALWQPAASN